Proteins encoded together in one Lysinibacillus sp. FSL K6-0232 window:
- a CDS encoding arsenic resistance protein, with amino-acid sequence MFTREWLESQQIWVYGIALLLGGMIGLLHEDFGSSLDWTISPLIAILMYGMFAQIPFLKLREAVANFKFIAALLIGNFLIIPIIFWLLTMLLPQSPPVLLGICLVLLTPCIDYVIVFTQLGKGNAQLMLAATPILFVVQMLLLPLYLWLFIGKEMVGIVQIAPFLEAFLLLIIVPLLIAIMTQLSAHKNRLGEKVLALTAWLPVPFMAFVLMVVVASQIGKVYNDFEVIVRVIPIYVAYLIITPITARSLAVIFQLEQGAGRALIFSMSTRNSLVVLPLALALPASWATLAAAVIVMQTIMELIGELIYIKIVPKWLLKDKVQGIKR; translated from the coding sequence ATGTTTACAAGAGAATGGTTAGAAAGTCAACAAATTTGGGTCTATGGGATTGCCCTGCTGCTTGGTGGAATGATAGGACTTCTACATGAGGATTTTGGCAGCAGCTTGGATTGGACGATTTCACCACTAATCGCCATTCTTATGTATGGAATGTTTGCGCAGATTCCATTTTTAAAGCTACGTGAGGCAGTAGCAAACTTTAAATTTATTGCGGCATTATTAATCGGGAATTTTTTAATTATCCCTATTATTTTCTGGCTATTAACAATGCTACTTCCACAATCTCCACCTGTTTTATTAGGTATTTGTTTAGTATTGCTAACACCATGTATTGATTATGTTATTGTCTTTACACAGCTTGGTAAGGGCAATGCGCAACTAATGCTAGCCGCTACCCCTATTTTATTTGTTGTCCAAATGCTCTTACTACCATTGTATCTATGGCTATTTATCGGTAAGGAAATGGTAGGCATTGTACAAATAGCGCCATTTTTAGAAGCGTTTTTATTACTAATTATTGTTCCTTTGCTGATCGCCATTATGACACAATTATCGGCTCATAAAAATAGGCTTGGCGAAAAAGTGTTAGCGCTAACAGCATGGCTGCCCGTACCATTTATGGCGTTTGTTTTAATGGTGGTGGTCGCCTCACAAATTGGCAAAGTCTACAATGATTTTGAGGTTATTGTCCGCGTCATCCCTATTTATGTTGCTTATTTAATCATTACACCTATTACCGCCCGTTCTCTTGCAGTAATTTTTCAGTTGGAGCAAGGTGCAGGACGAGCATTAATTTTTAGTATGAGTACAAGAAACTCGCTCGTAGTTCTTCCACTAGCATTAGCTTTACCAGCATCATGGGCGACATTGGCAGCAGCGGTTATTGTTATGCAAACGATTATGGAGCTAATTGGAGAGCTTATTTATATTAAAATCGTTCCTAAATGGCTATTGAAGGATAAAGTACAAGGCATTAAGCGTTAA
- a CDS encoding amino acid ABC transporter ATP-binding protein produces the protein MALIEVTNLKKAFDKVEVLKQITFTVEKNDVIAVIGPSGSGKSTMLRSLIHLEEIDGGSILVDGDYLVQEGSYAKPQDIKALTAKMGMVFQHFNLFPHLTVQQNLEMAPRLLKTESTEAITARCHDLLKKTGLADKAKAYPANLSGGQKQRVAIARALMMNPQILLFDEPTSALDPELTGEVLKVMKSLAEDHMTMIVVTHEMGFAREVANKVVFMDGGEIIETNHPDQFFTNPQNDRTKAFLQKNLK, from the coding sequence ATGGCATTGATAGAGGTAACAAACTTAAAGAAAGCCTTTGATAAGGTAGAGGTTCTTAAACAAATTACATTTACAGTAGAGAAAAATGATGTCATTGCTGTTATCGGTCCCTCTGGGTCAGGCAAAAGCACAATGCTACGAAGCTTAATTCATTTGGAAGAAATTGATGGTGGTAGTATTTTAGTGGATGGCGATTATCTGGTGCAGGAAGGTAGCTATGCAAAGCCACAGGACATCAAAGCTTTAACAGCGAAAATGGGTATGGTCTTTCAACACTTTAACCTGTTTCCCCATTTAACGGTGCAGCAAAACCTTGAGATGGCTCCTCGCCTATTAAAAACAGAATCAACAGAAGCCATTACGGCTCGCTGCCATGACTTATTAAAGAAAACAGGGCTTGCTGATAAAGCAAAGGCATACCCTGCCAATCTATCAGGCGGTCAAAAGCAGCGTGTAGCTATTGCCCGTGCGTTAATGATGAATCCTCAAATTTTATTATTTGATGAGCCAACCTCTGCCCTTGATCCTGAGCTAACAGGAGAGGTTTTAAAGGTTATGAAAAGCCTAGCGGAAGATCATATGACCATGATTGTTGTAACGCATGAAATGGGCTTTGCACGAGAAGTTGCCAACAAGGTAGTCTTTATGGATGGTGGCGAAATTATCGAAACTAACCATCCCGATCAATTCTTTACAAATCCACAGAATGACCGCACAAAGGCATTTTTGCAAAAGAATCTTAAATAA
- a CDS encoding amino acid ABC transporter permease, translating into MADYWQTMILPMLEGAKMTVLLFIIAILVSIPFGFLLTLAVKSRIKPLAWLAHTYIYIMRGTPLLLQLLLICFGLPMLPVVGEYLVLDRFVAACLGFILNYAAYFAEIFRGGLLAIDKGQYEAAQVLGLSKWQTTTRVILPQMFRVALPALSNESVTLIKDTALLYAVAVPELLHFAQTAVNRDFTITPFFIAGAIYLLMTLVLTVFFKWLEKRFKFE; encoded by the coding sequence ATGGCGGATTACTGGCAAACTATGATATTGCCGATGCTAGAAGGTGCGAAAATGACTGTATTACTGTTTATTATCGCGATTCTAGTATCCATTCCATTCGGCTTTTTATTAACACTCGCAGTAAAAAGTCGTATTAAACCACTTGCTTGGCTTGCACATACATATATTTACATCATGCGTGGTACACCGCTATTACTACAACTATTATTAATTTGCTTCGGTTTACCGATGCTGCCAGTAGTCGGTGAATATTTAGTGCTTGATCGTTTTGTGGCTGCTTGCCTTGGCTTTATTTTAAATTATGCTGCCTATTTTGCAGAAATTTTCCGTGGTGGGCTTCTTGCTATTGATAAAGGACAGTATGAGGCAGCCCAAGTTCTTGGCTTATCAAAATGGCAAACGACAACACGCGTTATTTTGCCACAAATGTTTCGTGTAGCATTGCCAGCATTATCAAATGAATCAGTAACATTAATTAAGGATACGGCTCTACTCTATGCGGTCGCTGTGCCAGAGCTGCTGCATTTTGCACAAACAGCCGTTAATCGTGACTTTACCATTACGCCATTCTTTATTGCTGGAGCTATTTATTTACTAATGACACTTGTCCTAACAGTGTTCTTTAAATGGCTGGAAAAACGCTTTAAATTTGAATAG
- a CDS encoding amino acid ABC transporter substrate-binding protein — MKRIVTLCMMLMAVIVLAACSTAKEDSAEKKPAASADNEKIIIGIDDKFAPMGFRDEKNDIVGFDIDLARAAGEHMGVEVEFQPIDWKTKEAELLSGRIDLIWNGYTITDERKEKVLFTKPYLENAQVVVTKADSEIAQLSDLAGKEIGLQSLSSAANALNSNPIHQEVKNITEFADNVLALSDLKTGRVDAVIIDAVVAEYYMTQEPDTFKLLEESLAPEQYGIGVKPGNEALLEKLQAALDKMNEDGTAAEISTKWFGEDKVLK; from the coding sequence ATGAAACGTATTGTAACTTTATGTATGATGCTGATGGCAGTAATTGTGTTAGCAGCATGCAGCACAGCAAAAGAGGATTCGGCGGAAAAAAAGCCGGCAGCATCTGCTGACAACGAAAAAATTATTATTGGTATTGACGATAAATTTGCACCAATGGGCTTCCGCGATGAAAAAAATGACATTGTTGGCTTTGATATTGATTTAGCACGAGCAGCAGGAGAGCATATGGGCGTAGAGGTAGAATTCCAGCCAATTGATTGGAAAACAAAAGAGGCAGAGCTGCTGAGTGGACGTATTGATTTAATTTGGAATGGCTATACAATTACAGATGAGCGTAAAGAAAAAGTATTATTTACGAAGCCATATCTTGAAAATGCACAAGTTGTTGTAACAAAAGCGGATTCAGAGATTGCACAGCTAAGTGATTTAGCAGGTAAAGAAATCGGTCTTCAATCCCTATCCTCTGCGGCAAACGCATTAAATAGCAACCCTATTCATCAAGAAGTGAAAAACATTACAGAGTTTGCGGATAATGTACTAGCTTTATCTGATTTAAAAACAGGCCGTGTAGATGCTGTTATTATTGACGCTGTTGTGGCAGAATATTATATGACACAGGAGCCTGATACATTTAAGCTATTAGAAGAATCACTTGCACCTGAGCAATACGGAATTGGTGTAAAGCCAGGCAATGAAGCATTATTAGAAAAACTACAAGCTGCACTCGATAAAATGAATGAGGATGGTACGGCTGCTGAAATTTCTACAAAATGGTTTGGCGAAGATAAGGTATTAAAATAA
- a CDS encoding ribonuclease HI family protein, protein MLEVYIDAASAGNPGPSGIGLFIKGEGHHLQISEYIGQTNNHIAEFTALIRGLEEAQKLGSTFVSVRSDSKIVVASMEKEYVKNEEFKPYLEKALALAASFELFFIKWIPDAQNKAADALARQAIHNQH, encoded by the coding sequence ATGCTAGAAGTATATATTGATGCGGCAAGTGCAGGCAACCCCGGTCCTAGTGGTATTGGACTTTTTATCAAAGGGGAAGGTCACCATCTACAAATAAGTGAGTATATCGGGCAAACAAACAATCATATTGCTGAATTTACAGCTTTAATCCGTGGTCTTGAAGAGGCACAAAAGCTCGGCTCCACATTTGTATCTGTACGCTCTGATTCCAAAATTGTTGTTGCCTCTATGGAAAAAGAATATGTGAAAAACGAGGAATTTAAACCTTATCTTGAAAAGGCTTTAGCGCTTGCAGCAAGCTTCGAGTTATTTTTTATTAAATGGATACCTGATGCACAAAATAAAGCAGCAGATGCTTTAGCACGCCAAGCCATTCATAACCAACATTAA
- a CDS encoding zinc-finger domain-containing protein, whose product MDKVMVMKDIDELHDTYCADCLVIQQLRKERGKPGAHRFCIESCSVGEKLQFLGEELLKVYSK is encoded by the coding sequence ATGGATAAAGTGATGGTTATGAAGGATATTGACGAGCTGCATGACACGTATTGTGCAGATTGCCTCGTTATTCAGCAGTTGCGTAAAGAACGTGGGAAACCTGGAGCTCATCGCTTCTGCATTGAATCCTGTTCAGTTGGCGAAAAGCTACAGTTTTTAGGAGAAGAGCTTTTAAAAGTTTATAGCAAATAA
- a CDS encoding SEC-C domain-containing protein encodes MVKRNDPCPCGSGKKYKKCCEGKQQVTVEAVQVEELERVLQTFYLEYPERKDVRAYIEHVGTWQPKLESVLQRELIEAIALDDFFFHQEPSIWKGYLKKTKKKAVRPSTVKVLEEWSQPTLFIGTVSAVEEKYFKATHLLTNEELYIRRENNKPIPEGMQVFAFILPDGTAKSTHYLAVSTLIFFPDDHAKVFEEFKKNFEASNKKVHVFLKEEHLMFWELLVSNGYKGEEFTNFESNVLRQVKDFLEQNNRETEPILELLEDYLIEGQPSARKEAAIAAGAIRYGQEKELFESLSMTVKEIAATFDISASSLTKYYQDLSSYAATK; translated from the coding sequence ATGGTAAAACGTAATGATCCATGCCCATGCGGTAGCGGCAAAAAATATAAAAAATGTTGTGAAGGCAAGCAACAAGTAACAGTAGAAGCTGTACAGGTTGAAGAATTAGAGCGTGTGCTGCAAACATTTTATCTAGAATATCCTGAGCGTAAAGATGTTCGTGCTTATATCGAGCATGTGGGCACATGGCAGCCTAAATTAGAGAGCGTTCTACAGCGTGAGCTAATTGAAGCCATTGCGCTAGACGACTTTTTCTTCCATCAAGAGCCCTCTATTTGGAAAGGCTATTTAAAGAAAACAAAGAAAAAGGCGGTCAGACCTTCCACTGTCAAAGTGCTAGAAGAATGGTCACAGCCAACGCTTTTTATTGGTACGGTGTCTGCTGTTGAGGAAAAATATTTTAAAGCTACACATTTGCTCACAAATGAGGAGCTATATATTCGTCGTGAAAATAATAAGCCAATTCCAGAGGGTATGCAGGTCTTTGCCTTTATCTTACCTGATGGGACAGCCAAATCGACACATTACTTAGCTGTATCCACGCTTATTTTCTTCCCAGACGATCATGCAAAAGTATTTGAGGAATTTAAGAAAAACTTTGAGGCATCTAACAAGAAGGTTCATGTATTCTTAAAAGAAGAGCATTTAATGTTCTGGGAGTTACTTGTTTCAAATGGTTATAAGGGAGAGGAGTTCACAAACTTTGAGAGCAATGTGCTAAGACAGGTGAAGGACTTTTTAGAGCAAAATAATCGTGAAACAGAGCCAATATTAGAGCTGTTAGAGGATTATTTAATCGAGGGACAACCTTCTGCTCGTAAAGAGGCTGCTATTGCTGCTGGCGCTATTCGCTATGGTCAGGAAAAGGAGCTGTTTGAATCGCTATCGATGACGGTAAAAGAAATTGCCGCAACATTCGATATTTCTGCCTCCTCCCTTACAAAGTATTACCAAGATTTAAGTAGCTATGCTGCGACAAAATAA
- the pepF gene encoding oligoendopeptidase F produces MDVLPLRKDVAVEETWDLTALLKNDADFDPMLAQLVEDALQFGQQFQGTITNAQQVIDVLTAFEELYKSIVPIGTYASLNLQVDRTDDKAQMRAAKYSSAIGKISSAIAFVRSELLALDEAILQEAAAVNPLYQHYIAELLKYKPYQLHPEVEKALAAFSSTFDAPYEIYNTTKLVDMDFGEFVVNGENHPLSFVLFENDWEFEADLDVRRAAFTAFSSKLRDYQHTTAQVYNTHIQQEKTMADLRGFKSVIDYLLLDQDVDAALYHRQIDLITTELAPHMRRYAKLIQKANGIDQMTFADLKIALDPDYDPQISMAEAKEYVEKSLAVMGEDYSHLMDRAFAERWIDYAPNKGKSTGAFCSSPYGSHPYILMSWNERMNEVFTLVHELGHAGHFANTHAHQSYFNSRPSLYFIEAPSTMNEMLLANYLLTHHDDLRFKRWVISNIVSKTYYHNFVTHLLEAAYQRKVYELIDAGEAVNATILNHLKRSVLEDFWGDAVDISEGAELTWMRQPHYYMGLYPYTYSAGLTISTQVSQRILQEGDVAVQEWLAVLQAGGTKSPVELAQMAGVDITTDQPLKATIAYIGHLIDELERLTLEIEAAQ; encoded by the coding sequence ATGGATGTTTTACCATTACGCAAAGATGTTGCGGTAGAAGAAACTTGGGATTTAACCGCCTTACTAAAAAACGATGCTGATTTTGACCCAATGCTTGCGCAGCTTGTAGAGGATGCACTTCAATTTGGGCAACAGTTTCAAGGGACAATTACAAATGCACAGCAAGTAATTGATGTACTAACAGCCTTTGAGGAACTCTATAAAAGCATTGTTCCTATCGGCACATATGCTAGCTTAAATCTTCAAGTAGACCGTACAGACGATAAAGCACAAATGCGTGCTGCTAAGTATAGCTCAGCCATCGGTAAAATTAGCAGTGCAATCGCTTTTGTTCGCAGTGAGCTGCTTGCCTTAGATGAAGCCATTTTACAGGAAGCCGCAGCAGTCAACCCGCTGTATCAGCACTATATTGCCGAGCTCTTAAAATACAAGCCCTATCAACTGCATCCTGAGGTAGAAAAAGCGCTTGCTGCCTTTAGCTCAACATTTGACGCACCATACGAAATCTATAACACAACAAAATTAGTGGATATGGACTTTGGGGAATTTGTAGTCAATGGTGAAAACCATCCGCTTAGCTTCGTACTTTTTGAAAATGACTGGGAGTTTGAAGCCGATCTAGATGTACGTCGTGCCGCATTTACAGCCTTTTCAAGCAAGCTGCGTGATTATCAGCACACAACTGCACAGGTTTATAACACACATATCCAGCAGGAAAAAACAATGGCAGATTTACGAGGCTTTAAGTCTGTCATTGATTATTTACTATTAGATCAGGATGTCGATGCTGCTCTTTATCATCGTCAAATTGATTTAATTACAACAGAGCTTGCGCCACATATGCGTCGCTATGCCAAATTAATTCAAAAAGCAAACGGCATTGACCAAATGACCTTTGCAGATTTAAAAATAGCGCTTGATCCCGACTATGACCCACAAATCTCAATGGCTGAGGCGAAGGAGTACGTTGAGAAGTCATTAGCAGTAATGGGAGAGGACTATAGTCATTTAATGGATAGAGCCTTTGCTGAACGCTGGATTGACTATGCACCAAACAAAGGGAAATCAACGGGGGCCTTTTGTTCAAGTCCATATGGTAGCCACCCTTATATTTTAATGTCATGGAATGAGCGTATGAATGAAGTCTTTACACTTGTTCATGAGCTTGGCCATGCGGGGCATTTTGCGAATACACATGCGCATCAATCTTATTTCAATAGTCGCCCTTCGCTCTACTTTATTGAAGCGCCATCTACAATGAATGAAATGCTGCTTGCTAATTATTTATTAACACACCATGATGATCTACGCTTTAAACGTTGGGTGATTTCGAATATTGTATCGAAAACATATTATCATAACTTTGTTACACATTTACTAGAGGCTGCTTATCAGCGTAAAGTATATGAGCTTATTGATGCTGGTGAAGCTGTCAATGCTACTATCTTAAATCACTTAAAACGTTCTGTACTTGAAGATTTTTGGGGTGATGCAGTCGATATTTCTGAGGGTGCTGAGCTTACATGGATGCGTCAACCGCACTATTATATGGGGCTGTATCCATACACATATAGCGCAGGCTTAACCATTTCTACACAGGTATCTCAGCGTATTTTACAAGAAGGTGATGTAGCCGTGCAAGAATGGCTAGCCGTGCTACAGGCTGGTGGCACAAAATCGCCTGTAGAATTAGCACAAATGGCGGGCGTGGATATTACAACGGATCAGCCATTAAAAGCTACCATTGCCTATATTGGTCATTTAATTGATGAGCTGGAACGCTTAACACTTGAAATCGAAGCTGCCCAATAA
- a CDS encoding Dps family protein, translating into MTQNLNKQLNKLVATWSVLYTKLHNYHWYVTGHAFFTLHAKFEELYNEATLNLDEIAERILSKDGKPVATLKEHLELSYVEEATGNETTEEMVATTIEDFEKVMKALNSTMELAAEEGDDRTEDLLNAMYQSLEKHTWMLKAFLSK; encoded by the coding sequence ATGACACAAAATTTAAACAAACAATTAAATAAGTTAGTTGCCACATGGTCTGTGCTTTATACAAAGCTGCACAACTACCATTGGTATGTTACAGGACATGCGTTCTTTACACTCCATGCAAAATTTGAAGAGTTGTATAATGAAGCCACTTTAAATTTAGATGAGATTGCTGAGCGTATCTTATCAAAGGATGGCAAGCCTGTAGCGACATTAAAAGAGCATCTTGAGCTATCGTATGTAGAGGAAGCAACAGGAAATGAAACAACAGAGGAAATGGTTGCAACAACAATTGAGGACTTTGAAAAGGTTATGAAAGCCTTAAATTCAACAATGGAGCTTGCAGCAGAAGAAGGGGACGACCGTACAGAGGACTTACTAAATGCCATGTATCAATCACTTGAAAAACATACATGGATGCTAAAAGCCTTCCTTAGCAAGTAG
- a CDS encoding general stress protein: MMHEQNPQIEVAHTKDEMLHILESMRLEGYHKEDIHIIAKDAEQLEDVKWDDDVQTYEAGNWRDQFKSWFTGDSAVAEGLKRFPLTEAQTAYYAHLVEQGSIILFAEHGDDSDPLETQPITAEELDKRLDEQKRSIEAEQYRRLL, from the coding sequence ATGATGCATGAACAAAACCCACAAATTGAAGTGGCTCATACAAAGGATGAAATGCTTCATATTTTAGAAAGCATGCGTTTAGAGGGCTATCATAAAGAGGATATTCATATTATTGCCAAGGATGCTGAGCAGCTAGAGGATGTTAAATGGGATGATGATGTGCAAACATATGAGGCTGGTAATTGGCGAGACCAATTTAAGTCATGGTTTACAGGCGATTCAGCGGTGGCAGAGGGCTTAAAGCGATTTCCGTTAACAGAAGCTCAAACAGCCTACTATGCACATCTTGTAGAGCAGGGCAGCATTATATTATTTGCTGAGCATGGGGACGATTCAGATCCACTAGAAACACAGCCAATTACGGCAGAGGAGCTCGATAAGCGTTTAGATGAGCAAAAGCGCTCAATTGAGGCAGAGCAGTATCGACGACTTTTATAA
- a CDS encoding DMT family transporter — protein sequence MSIQGKANILMVIVTMFWGLSYTFMVMGLETLAVYNVVALRCIIAFLIAGFIFYKRMLKVNGQTLKYAAIQGLLLFIVFALSLFGLQSTSVSNAGFILSLTVVLVPIFSSFIDKKLPSRAVSFAVICTMIGITVLTANGSFAFQKGDILVAIAAICYSLYLLLNSSFTRNVESISYGIYQLGFAGLYALILTCLFETPALPHSPTAWLAILGLGIICSAFCFVGQTVAQQYTSATHTGLIFSLEPIFAAMFAMMFIGEGLTMKLVIGGSFILLGNIVAQLEHFHLLRFIKKDAHEKVMP from the coding sequence ATGAGTATCCAAGGAAAAGCAAATATATTGATGGTCATTGTGACAATGTTTTGGGGGTTATCCTATACCTTTATGGTCATGGGGCTTGAAACATTGGCGGTTTATAATGTAGTGGCATTGCGTTGCATCATCGCATTTTTAATCGCAGGTTTTATTTTTTATAAACGAATGCTTAAAGTAAATGGGCAAACATTAAAATATGCGGCTATTCAAGGGTTGTTATTATTCATTGTGTTCGCACTTAGCTTATTTGGCTTACAATCTACTTCCGTATCAAATGCAGGCTTTATTTTAAGCCTTACCGTTGTGCTAGTGCCGATTTTCAGCAGCTTTATTGATAAAAAATTACCTTCAAGAGCTGTGAGCTTTGCCGTAATCTGTACAATGATTGGGATTACGGTGCTAACAGCGAATGGTTCATTTGCTTTCCAAAAGGGAGATATATTAGTCGCAATTGCGGCAATATGCTATTCCCTTTATTTACTATTAAATAGCTCCTTTACGCGCAATGTTGAATCTATTTCTTACGGAATTTATCAGCTCGGCTTTGCAGGGCTCTATGCACTCATTTTAACATGTTTATTTGAAACACCAGCATTGCCCCATTCTCCAACAGCTTGGCTGGCAATTCTAGGGCTTGGCATTATCTGTAGTGCTTTTTGCTTTGTTGGTCAAACTGTTGCACAACAATATACATCTGCTACACATACAGGTCTTATTTTTTCCTTAGAGCCTATTTTTGCAGCTATGTTTGCGATGATGTTTATTGGCGAAGGGCTAACAATGAAATTAGTGATTGGTGGTAGCTTTATTCTGCTTGGTAATATAGTGGCACAATTAGAGCATTTCCATCTATTGCGCTTTATTAAAAAAGATGCACATGAAAAAGTGATGCCATAA
- a CDS encoding LysR family transcriptional regulator, whose translation MSLVKYEILSKVAEVASFTKAADALGLTQSAVSHAVSSLEKEFGFALIHRSRAGVTLTSEGQTMLRAMRQVLDAQELLQQEAAHILGVTRGKVRLGVISSISSNWMPEIIRIMDNQFPGIQVELREGDYYEIEQWLLSGEIEAGFLNGQKSTQYQFTELQQDPLLCIVSDKSPLYDKTEIDIADLEDMPFIMTSYKGTNDVKVLLEHYQVKPNIRFELSEEVGILSMISHHLGISILPQLVIHNLPPTLKAIPLKQGGYRTIGIAMKHHASPVTKKFAEILSAWLKEQNSVL comes from the coding sequence ATGAGCTTAGTCAAATATGAGATTTTATCAAAGGTGGCAGAGGTAGCAAGCTTTACAAAAGCAGCAGATGCGCTTGGCTTAACACAATCTGCTGTAAGCCATGCGGTATCAAGCTTGGAAAAAGAATTTGGCTTTGCATTGATTCATCGCAGTCGTGCGGGTGTAACCTTAACAAGTGAGGGGCAGACCATGCTAAGGGCGATGCGTCAGGTTTTGGATGCGCAGGAGCTATTGCAGCAGGAGGCTGCGCATATTCTTGGCGTGACACGAGGCAAGGTACGACTTGGCGTGATTTCAAGTATCTCATCGAATTGGATGCCAGAAATTATTCGTATTATGGATAATCAGTTTCCGGGGATACAGGTGGAATTGCGTGAGGGCGATTATTATGAAATCGAGCAATGGCTACTAAGTGGTGAAATTGAAGCGGGATTTTTAAATGGGCAAAAATCAACGCAATATCAATTTACCGAATTGCAGCAGGACCCTTTGCTGTGCATTGTTTCGGATAAAAGCCCTCTTTATGATAAAACAGAGATTGATATTGCGGATTTGGAAGATATGCCCTTTATTATGACCTCCTATAAGGGAACAAATGATGTAAAGGTTTTGTTAGAGCATTATCAGGTAAAACCAAATATTCGCTTTGAGCTATCAGAGGAGGTTGGGATTCTCTCCATGATTTCTCACCATCTTGGGATTAGTATTTTACCGCAGCTTGTTATTCATAATTTACCGCCAACGTTAAAGGCTATACCGTTAAAGCAGGGTGGCTATCGGACAATTGGTATTGCGATGAAACACCATGCCTCTCCTGTAACGAAGAAATTTGCGGAAATTTTAAGTGCTTGGTTAAAGGAGCAAAACAGCGTGCTGTAG
- a CDS encoding phosphopantothenoylcysteine decarboxylase domain-containing protein, whose protein sequence is MGTLQGKTVLITSGGTLEKWDRVRGHTNLSKGTMGCYLAEAALAAGAHVIYMHGYFAQLPVNHSKMQTIKFEGIEDLGDKIRYAVQKQQVDIVIMAAAGSDWVIDKVYDQSGNLMEEAGKMPSDEPPIIHFKKAPKILGQIKGWQPNVTLVGFKLEATDDEAFLLARARLRMDTAQAQFMVANSSQSLYGGDEPHWIVPAEGQPIKVMGKEQTAQALIACLQQETV, encoded by the coding sequence ATGGGGACATTACAAGGGAAAACCGTACTCATTACAAGTGGGGGAACGCTTGAAAAATGGGATCGTGTACGGGGGCACACAAATTTATCGAAGGGAACAATGGGCTGTTATTTGGCAGAGGCAGCACTTGCAGCTGGTGCGCATGTTATCTATATGCATGGCTATTTTGCACAGCTACCAGTTAATCATAGCAAAATGCAAACGATTAAATTTGAGGGCATTGAGGACTTAGGCGATAAAATTCGATATGCTGTGCAGAAGCAGCAGGTGGATATTGTCATTATGGCAGCGGCTGGCTCTGATTGGGTCATTGATAAAGTATATGACCAATCAGGCAACTTAATGGAGGAGGCAGGGAAAATGCCTTCCGATGAGCCACCTATTATTCATTTTAAAAAAGCACCAAAAATATTAGGGCAAATAAAGGGCTGGCAACCAAATGTCACATTAGTAGGCTTTAAGCTGGAAGCAACAGATGATGAGGCATTTTTACTTGCGCGTGCAAGATTGCGTATGGACACAGCACAGGCACAATTTATGGTGGCAAATAGCTCTCAATCATTATATGGCGGAGATGAGCCTCATTGGATTGTACCAGCAGAGGGGCAGCCAATTAAGGTAATGGGCAAAGAACAAACAGCGCAAGCATTGATAGCATGCTTACAACAAGAAACTGTGTAG
- a CDS encoding YezD family protein: MAQSVKVDDKKLEAIAKAIQNLEYGEVHITIQDGVIVQINRLEKQRFPQKK, translated from the coding sequence ATGGCACAGTCGGTAAAAGTAGATGATAAGAAGTTAGAGGCTATCGCGAAGGCTATTCAAAATCTTGAATATGGTGAAGTGCATATTACGATTCAGGATGGTGTAATTGTGCAAATTAATAGGCTCGAAAAACAGAGATTTCCACAGAAGAAATAA